TCGGTCCGTTTCGACGGCGAGTTCGGTATCGAAGCCCGGAGCGAGCGCGCGGTCAGGCGCGAACTCCGCGAGACGCTCGGCGAGAACGACGACCTGACGGAGTTCCTCGGCCGGGGGCACTACGACCACTACGTGCCCTCGATCGTCGACCACCTCTCGCTGCGCTCGGAGTTTCTCACCTCGTACACGCAGTACCAGCCCGAGATCACCCAGGGGTTCCTGCAGGCGCTGTTCGAGTACCAGTCGATGCTGGTGGAGCTGACGGGCCTCGAGATCGCCAACTGCTCGATGTACGACGCCGCGACCGCGCTCGGCGAGGCGGCGACGCTGGCCGACCGCGTCCGCGCCACGAGCGGCCACCGCGTCCTCGTCCCCGAACTGCTTCGCGAGGAGCGCCGCGACGTGCTGGAGAACTACGTCGCCGGCACCGACCTCGTCGTCGAGACGGTGCCCGAGGACGACGGCAACGTGGATCTCGACGCGCTCGCCGACCGGGTCGACGCCGAGACGGTGATGGTGTACGCCGAGAATCCCACCGTCCGCGGCACGATCGAGGAGCGACTCGCCGAGATCGGCGACCTCGCGGACGCCAACGACGCGCTGTTCGTCCTCGGCACCGACCTCGTCGCACTCGGCCTGCTCCAGCGCCCGGCCGACGTGGACGCTGACGTGGTCGTCGGCGACGCCAGTCTCGGCCTCCCGACCAGCTACGGGATGGGGATGGGCCTCTTTGCTACCCGCGAGGAGTACGTCCGGCAGGTGCCGGGCCGTCTCGTCGGCGCGAGCGACGACGAAGCCGGCCGGCGGGCGTACACGCTCACGCTCCAGACCCGCGAGCAGCACATCCGCCGCGAGCGCGCGACGAGCAACATCTGTACGAACCAGGCGTGGGTCGCGCTCCGAACGGCGATCCACGTCGCCTCGCTCGGCCCGTCCGGGCTGGTCGACCTCGCTGAGACCTGCGTGACCGAGGCCCGCGACCTGGCCGAGGCGGTCGACGCCATCGACGGCGTTCGTGCACCCGTCCACGACCGCCATCACTTCCGCGAGTTCGTCGCCCACACGGACCAGCCCGCGCCCGCGGTCGCCGCGGACCTCGAAGCCGAGGGCTACGCCGTTCACGCCGTCGACGACCACGAACTCCAGTTCTGTGTCACCGACGCGAACGCCGGGTCGACGGACGAGCTGGTCGCGGCCCTGACGGAGGTGGCCCGATGACGCTCGCCTCGCTCCGCTCGGCGACCCACCGTGGGACGCGGAGCGCCCCACGAGCCTCATTCGGACCACGGGGGTGGTCCGAATGAGATTCGACCAGGCTCGCTGGAGCGACGACGAGAGCGAGGGGTACGAACCCCTCCTCTCGGAGAAGGACGCGACCGAGGCGACCGTCGACGACTCGCCGCTTCCGGACGACCTCACGCGCGATTCGGTCGAACTCCCCGAACTCTCCGAACCGGAACTCGCCCGCCACTACACGCGCCTCTCGGAGATGAACTACGGCGTCGAGAGCGGGCCGTACCCGCTCGGCTCCTGTACGATGAAGTACAACCCCAAGTTCACCGAGGACGTGGCGGCGCTCCCCGACGCCGCGGTCCACCCCGACCGCTCCGAGGGGACGGTTCAGGGGTCGCTCGAACTCCTCCACGGGCTGCAGGACTACCTCGCCCGCATCGGCGGGATGGACGCCGTTACGCTCCAGCCGCCGGCCGGCGCGGCCGGGGAGTTCACCGGCATCCTGCTCGCCCAGGCGTACCACGAGGCCAACGGCGAGGGGAGCCGCCACGAGGTGATCGTCCCCGAGAGCGCCCACGGCACCAACTTCGCCAGCGCCGCGCTGGGCGGCTACGACGTGGTCTCCCTCCCCGGCGGTGACGACGGA
This sequence is a window from Halostella salina. Protein-coding genes within it:
- the gcvPA gene encoding aminomethyl-transferring glycine dehydrogenase subunit GcvPA, producing MTGHHTAAGSPFAPHTPEETEAMLSAVGADDEADLFDIPDSVRFDGEFGIEARSERAVRRELRETLGENDDLTEFLGRGHYDHYVPSIVDHLSLRSEFLTSYTQYQPEITQGFLQALFEYQSMLVELTGLEIANCSMYDAATALGEAATLADRVRATSGHRVLVPELLREERRDVLENYVAGTDLVVETVPEDDGNVDLDALADRVDAETVMVYAENPTVRGTIEERLAEIGDLADANDALFVLGTDLVALGLLQRPADVDADVVVGDASLGLPTSYGMGMGLFATREEYVRQVPGRLVGASDDEAGRRAYTLTLQTREQHIRRERATSNICTNQAWVALRTAIHVASLGPSGLVDLAETCVTEARDLAEAVDAIDGVRAPVHDRHHFREFVAHTDQPAPAVAADLEAEGYAVHAVDDHELQFCVTDANAGSTDELVAALTEVAR